In Halobacteriovorax marinus SJ, the following proteins share a genomic window:
- a CDS encoding YbaB/EbfC family nucleoid-associated protein: MAKNLNHLMKQAQVMQQKMSTLQKELESRELDISAGGGMVKIKINGKQEILEMKINPECVDPSDVETLEELVQTAVNQAVKESQEMVSSAMSKVTGGLNIPGLF; this comes from the coding sequence ATGGCGAAAAACTTAAACCATTTAATGAAGCAAGCACAAGTAATGCAGCAAAAAATGTCTACACTACAGAAAGAACTCGAATCTAGAGAGTTAGATATTTCTGCTGGTGGTGGAATGGTTAAGATTAAGATTAATGGTAAACAAGAAATTCTTGAAATGAAAATTAATCCTGAGTGCGTAGACCCTTCAGATGTAGAAACATTAGAAGAACTTGTTCAAACAGCAGTTAATCAAGCTGTAAAAGAATCACAGGAAATGGTTAGCAGTGCGATGAGTAAGGTTACTGGTGGTCTAAATATCCCAGGTCTTTTCTAG